A region of Saccharococcus thermophilus DNA encodes the following proteins:
- the trpS gene encoding tryptophan--tRNA ligase codes for MKTSFSGIQPSGVITLGNYIGAMRQFLELQHEYNCYFCIVDQHAITVPQDPKELQKNIRSLAALYLAVGIDPNKATLFIQSEVPAHAQAGWMLQCIAYIGELERMTQFKDKSAGKEAVSAGLLTYPPLMAADILLYKTDIVPVGEDQKQHIELTRDLAERFNKRYGEIFTIPEPRIPKIGARIMSLADPTKKMSKSDANKKAFITLLDDAKTVEKKIKSAVTDSEGVIRYDKEKKPGISNLLNIYSILANKTIEELEQEYAGKGYGVFKADLAQVIIDTLTPIQEKYYDLLESSMLDQVLDEGAEKANKVATKTLEQMEQAMGLGRRR; via the coding sequence ATGAAAACAAGCTTTTCCGGCATCCAGCCGAGCGGCGTTATTACGCTCGGCAACTATATCGGTGCGATGCGTCAGTTTTTGGAACTGCAGCACGAGTACAACTGTTACTTTTGCATTGTCGATCAGCACGCAATTACCGTTCCGCAAGATCCAAAAGAACTGCAAAAAAATATCCGTAGTCTAGCCGCCCTCTACTTAGCGGTCGGCATTGATCCAAATAAAGCGACGCTGTTTATTCAATCGGAAGTTCCTGCGCATGCGCAAGCGGGATGGATGCTTCAATGCATTGCCTATATTGGGGAGCTAGAAAGAATGACGCAGTTTAAAGATAAATCGGCAGGCAAGGAAGCGGTCAGCGCCGGGCTGCTCACCTATCCGCCGTTGATGGCGGCCGATATCCTCCTGTATAAAACCGACATCGTGCCTGTTGGTGAGGACCAAAAGCAGCATATTGAATTGACGCGCGACTTGGCGGAGCGTTTTAATAAGCGGTATGGCGAAATTTTTACAATTCCGGAACCGCGCATTCCGAAAATCGGGGCGCGCATTATGTCGCTGGCGGACCCAACGAAAAAAATGAGCAAATCTGATGCAAATAAAAAAGCTTTTATCACCCTTTTGGATGACGCGAAAACGGTCGAAAAGAAAATCAAAAGCGCGGTCACCGATTCGGAAGGCGTCATCCGCTATGATAAAGAAAAGAAACCGGGAATCTCTAACCTTCTCAACATTTATTCCATTTTAGCGAATAAAACGATTGAAGAGCTCGAACAAGAATATGCCGGAAAAGGGTACGGCGTCTTTAAAGCCGATTTGGCCCAAGTCATTATCGATACCCTTACGCCAATTCAAGAAAAATATTACGATTTGCTGGAAAGCAGCATGCTCGATCAAGTGCTCGATGAAGGTGCGGAAAAAGCCAATAAGGTGGCAACAAAAACGCTCGAACAAATGGAACAGGCGATGGGGCTTGGCAGAAGACGTTAA
- a CDS encoding ABC transporter ATP-binding protein encodes MGKLLEVKNLEVSFQTYGGEVQAVRGVSFYLNKGETLAIVGESGSGKSVTSQTIMRLIPTPPGKIKNGQIIFDGEDLVKKTDKEMEQIRGKDIGMIFQDPMTSLNPTMKVGHQIMEVVMKHQKMSKSAAKERAIELLRLVGIPMPEKRVNQYPHEFSGGMRQRAMIAIALASNPKLLIADEPTTALDVTIQAQILELMKDLQKKTGTAIIFITHDLGVVANVADRVAVMYAGKIVEMGTVDEIFYDPRHPYTWGLLASMPSLDSDDKAELASIPGSPPDLTNPPKGDAFAPRNPYAMKIDFEMEPPLFQISDTHYAATWLLHPDAPKVEPPEAVKRRLRKLSTNYPQPIIVRESE; translated from the coding sequence ATGGGAAAACTGTTAGAAGTAAAAAATTTAGAGGTATCGTTTCAAACATATGGTGGAGAAGTACAAGCTGTTCGTGGAGTGAGCTTCTATTTAAATAAAGGCGAAACATTAGCGATTGTAGGGGAATCAGGTTCCGGAAAAAGCGTCACTTCGCAAACGATTATGCGTCTTATTCCTACTCCGCCTGGAAAAATAAAAAATGGCCAAATCATATTTGATGGAGAAGATCTTGTTAAAAAAACGGATAAAGAAATGGAACAAATTCGTGGAAAAGATATCGGAATGATTTTTCAAGATCCGATGACATCACTCAATCCAACGATGAAAGTCGGGCATCAAATTATGGAAGTGGTAATGAAACATCAAAAAATGTCTAAATCAGCGGCAAAAGAGCGGGCAATTGAATTGTTGCGATTGGTTGGAATCCCAATGCCAGAAAAACGCGTAAATCAATATCCACATGAGTTTTCTGGGGGAATGAGACAACGTGCAATGATTGCCATTGCTTTGGCTTCCAATCCAAAGTTATTAATTGCCGACGAACCAACCACTGCTCTTGATGTAACCATTCAAGCGCAAATTTTAGAATTAATGAAAGATTTACAGAAAAAAACAGGGACAGCCATTATTTTTATTACCCATGATTTAGGAGTAGTAGCCAACGTGGCTGATCGCGTCGCTGTGATGTATGCAGGGAAAATCGTTGAAATGGGAACGGTTGATGAAATTTTTTACGATCCGAGACATCCTTATACGTGGGGCTTGCTTGCTTCCATGCCGAGCCTTGATAGCGATGATAAGGCAGAGTTGGCGTCGATTCCAGGATCGCCACCAGATTTAACGAATCCTCCAAAAGGCGATGCGTTTGCGCCGCGTAATCCATATGCAATGAAAATTGATTTTGAAATGGAACCGCCGTTGTTCCAAATTTCTGATACCCATTATGCGGCAACATGGCTGCTTCATCCAGATGCACCAAAAGTAGAGCCACCCGAAGCGGTAAAACGTCGATTACGCAAGCTCTCCACTAACTATCCTCAACCAATTATTGTAAGGGAGAGTGAGTAA
- a CDS encoding peptide ABC transporter substrate-binding protein, with protein sequence MKKRLSILFSLMLVLSLFLSACGGFKKGDESTGEKGKSGSKTANVPQELHINIKTEPFSLNPGLANDSVSGNVLYQTFEGLTRIKDGKPQLAMAESYQVSKDLKTYTFKLRDAKWSNGDPVTAKDFEYAWKWALDPKNQSQYAYQLYYIKNGQAFNEGKAKAEDVGVKAIDDKTLQVTLENPTPYFLQLTAFYTYFPVNSKIAAKNPKWYTNAGPDYTSNGPFKMVTWDHNNKIVLEKNENYWDAKSVKLTKIEMVMVNDTNTELSMFNNGELDWAGMPTGQLPPDSLSQLKAEGKLHVQPIAGVYWYKFNTEKPPLNNVNIRKALAYAINRKAIVENIAKGEQIPAMAAVPPTMFPENKKGYFKDNDVEKAKEYLKKGLQELGLKDVKDLPPITLSYNTDDLHAKIAQAIQDMWKKNLGIEVKLDNSEWAVYIDKLHSGDYQIGRMGWLGDFNDPINFLELFRDKKGGNNDTNWENPKYKQLLIDSQKETDPEKRKEMLKQAEAILMDEMPVAPIYFYTNTWVQKDNLKGVEMSGLGDVQFKWAYFE encoded by the coding sequence ATGAAGAAAAGGCTTTCTATCCTTTTTAGCTTAATGCTAGTATTGAGCCTTTTCCTTTCCGCGTGCGGTGGTTTCAAAAAGGGCGATGAATCCACCGGTGAGAAAGGAAAAAGCGGGAGCAAAACCGCTAATGTTCCGCAAGAGTTGCATATTAACATTAAAACGGAACCATTCTCATTAAACCCAGGCCTAGCAAATGATAGTGTTTCCGGTAACGTTTTATACCAAACATTTGAAGGGCTAACCCGTATTAAAGACGGTAAACCTCAGTTAGCGATGGCTGAAAGTTATCAAGTTTCCAAAGATTTAAAAACATACACATTCAAATTGCGTGATGCAAAATGGTCCAATGGCGATCCAGTTACCGCAAAAGATTTTGAATATGCGTGGAAATGGGCGCTAGATCCGAAAAATCAATCGCAATATGCATATCAGCTTTATTACATTAAAAATGGTCAAGCATTTAACGAAGGAAAAGCAAAAGCAGAAGATGTTGGTGTAAAAGCAATTGATGATAAAACGTTACAAGTTACGCTTGAGAATCCAACACCTTATTTCTTACAATTAACAGCGTTCTATACGTATTTTCCAGTAAATAGCAAAATTGCTGCAAAAAATCCAAAATGGTATACAAACGCCGGTCCTGACTACACTTCTAACGGACCATTCAAGATGGTCACTTGGGATCACAATAACAAAATCGTTCTTGAAAAGAACGAAAATTACTGGGATGCGAAAAGCGTAAAATTAACAAAAATTGAAATGGTTATGGTGAATGATACCAATACAGAACTTTCAATGTTTAATAATGGAGAACTAGATTGGGCTGGTATGCCTACTGGTCAATTGCCACCAGACTCTTTATCACAATTAAAAGCGGAAGGTAAATTACACGTTCAACCAATTGCTGGTGTTTACTGGTATAAATTTAATACGGAAAAACCGCCGTTGAACAACGTCAATATTCGTAAAGCGCTGGCGTACGCAATCAATCGCAAAGCGATCGTTGAAAATATAGCTAAAGGCGAACAAATTCCAGCTATGGCTGCTGTACCACCGACGATGTTCCCTGAAAACAAAAAAGGATATTTTAAAGACAACGATGTAGAAAAAGCAAAAGAATATTTGAAAAAAGGCCTTCAAGAGCTTGGTTTAAAAGATGTGAAAGATTTGCCGCCTATTACCCTATCGTATAACACCGATGATCTTCATGCAAAAATTGCCCAGGCGATTCAAGATATGTGGAAGAAAAACTTAGGTATTGAAGTAAAACTTGATAATTCTGAATGGGCAGTTTACATTGATAAACTACATTCTGGCGATTATCAAATCGGCCGTATGGGTTGGTTAGGCGACTTTAACGATCCGATCAACTTCCTAGAGTTGTTCCGCGATAAAAAGGGCGGAAATAACGATACAAACTGGGAAAATCCGAAATATAAACAGTTATTAATCGATTCTCAAAAGGAAACGGATCCTGAAAAACGCAAAGAAATGCTAAAACAGGCAGAAGCCATTTTAATGGATGAAATGCCAGTTGCTCCAATCTATTTCTACACGAATACGTGGGTTCAAAAAGATAACTTAAAAGGTGTGGAAATGTCGGGGCTTGGCGATGTCCAATTTAAATGGGCATATTTTGAATAA
- a CDS encoding ABC transporter permease, producing MLRYISKRLFYMLMSLFLIVTATFFLMRAAPGGPFSSEKQVPPEIEKNLNEYYGLDRPWYIQYFDYLVSVAKWDFGPSFKYKGQTVNDLIDEGFPVSFFLGMESLLIAVSIGILLGVIAALKHNKWQDYAAMVFAVIGISVPNFIMASILQYFLAIKLGWFPVARWESLQHTVLPALALAATPMAFIARLTRSSMLEVLSNDYIRTAKAKGLSQGQITVKHAIRNAILPVVTYLGPLSAQILTGSFVIEKIFGIPGLGGHFVTSITNRDYTVIMGVTVFYSILLLLSVLLVDIAYGFIDPRIKLAGGKKGE from the coding sequence TTGTTGAGATATATAAGCAAACGTCTGTTCTATATGCTCATGTCTTTGTTTTTAATTGTAACGGCGACATTCTTTTTAATGCGAGCTGCTCCGGGAGGACCGTTCTCAAGTGAAAAACAAGTTCCGCCAGAGATCGAGAAAAACTTGAATGAATATTATGGACTAGACCGCCCTTGGTACATCCAATATTTTGATTATTTGGTCTCTGTTGCTAAATGGGATTTTGGGCCTTCATTTAAATATAAAGGACAGACTGTTAACGATTTAATTGATGAAGGATTTCCTGTTTCCTTTTTCCTCGGCATGGAATCGTTATTAATAGCCGTAAGTATTGGAATTTTATTAGGAGTTATTGCGGCTTTGAAGCACAATAAATGGCAAGATTATGCAGCGATGGTTTTCGCGGTTATAGGAATTTCTGTTCCAAACTTTATTATGGCGTCCATTTTGCAGTATTTTTTAGCGATCAAACTAGGTTGGTTTCCAGTTGCGCGTTGGGAATCGTTACAACATACTGTTTTGCCTGCACTTGCTCTTGCAGCAACGCCAATGGCATTTATTGCTCGTTTAACCCGCTCCAGTATGTTAGAAGTATTAAGCAATGATTATATTCGCACGGCGAAAGCGAAAGGACTCTCACAAGGGCAAATTACAGTGAAACACGCCATTCGCAATGCGATACTTCCGGTTGTAACCTATTTAGGTCCTTTGTCGGCACAAATTTTAACAGGTAGTTTTGTGATTGAAAAAATTTTTGGTATTCCCGGACTTGGAGGACATTTTGTAACAAGTATTACCAACCGTGACTATACGGTGATTATGGGTGTCACGGTGTTTTACAGCATTCTACTATTATTGTCTGTGTTGCTCGTTGATATCGCTTATGGCTTTATTGATCCACGCATTAAGTTAGCCGGTGGTAAGAAAGGGGAGTAA
- a CDS encoding ABC transporter permease: protein MQQISKEMFQPAVADVGEAEKLSRPSLSFWKDVSIRFRKNKLAMFGLILLILLVIMAIFGPYMTKYDYATNDLMNTNQPPSSKHWFGTDELGRDIFTRTWYGARISLFIGVAAALIDLLIGVLWGGIAGYRGGKTDEIMMRIADILYGVPYLLLVIILMVILGQGLGTMILAMTITGWVNMARIVRGQVLQLKNQEYVLAARTLGASTSRIMFKHLIPNAMGAILVTMTLTIPNAIFTEAFLSYLGLGVPQPLASWGTMASEGVQALQYYPWRLFFPATFICLTIFAFNVVGDGLRDALDPRLRK, encoded by the coding sequence ATGCAGCAGATTTCGAAAGAGATGTTCCAGCCAGCGGTAGCCGATGTTGGAGAAGCGGAGAAATTATCAAGACCGAGCCTTTCGTTTTGGAAAGATGTTTCGATACGTTTTCGGAAAAATAAATTAGCCATGTTTGGATTAATTTTATTAATTCTTTTAGTGATCATGGCCATTTTTGGGCCGTATATGACCAAATACGATTACGCGACAAATGATTTAATGAATACGAACCAGCCGCCTTCTTCCAAACATTGGTTTGGAACCGATGAACTTGGACGTGATATATTTACTCGCACATGGTATGGTGCTCGTATCTCTTTATTTATCGGGGTAGCAGCTGCACTTATCGATTTGTTGATCGGAGTGCTCTGGGGAGGAATTGCCGGTTACCGTGGCGGAAAAACGGATGAAATCATGATGCGTATCGCTGATATTTTATACGGGGTTCCTTATTTGCTTTTAGTCATCATATTGATGGTTATTTTGGGACAAGGGTTAGGAACAATGATCCTGGCAATGACGATTACTGGATGGGTAAATATGGCTCGCATTGTTCGAGGACAAGTGTTGCAGCTGAAAAACCAAGAATATGTATTGGCAGCGCGAACACTTGGCGCGAGTACATCAAGGATTATGTTTAAACATTTGATTCCTAATGCCATGGGCGCGATTCTTGTTACGATGACGTTAACGATTCCTAATGCTATTTTCACAGAAGCATTTTTAAGCTATTTAGGCTTAGGTGTTCCACAACCGTTAGCAAGTTGGGGAACAATGGCTTCAGAAGGGGTACAAGCATTACAGTATTATCCATGGCGTCTGTTTTTCCCTGCTACATTTATTTGCTTAACTATTTTTGCTTTTAATGTAGTGGGAGATGGGTTACGTGATGCATTAGATCCAAGATTACGCAAGTAG
- a CDS encoding ABC transporter ATP-binding protein, translating to MSEKQKLIEVKNLKQYFPVGGGNVVRAVDGVTFDIYKGETFGLVGESGCGKSTTGRTIIGLYKATDGEVFFNGINVHGKHSAKELKVLKRKMQMIFQDPYSSLNPRMTVADIIAEGIDIHGLAKTKEERMQRVYELLETVGLNREHANRYPHEFSGGQRQRIGIARALAVEPEFIIADEPISALDVSIQAQVVNLMKKLQREKGLTYLFIAHDLSMVKYISDRIGVMYFGKMVELADAEELYRNPIHPYTKSLLSAIPLPDPETERTRKRIIYDPSQHNYKEGEELEFREITPGHFVLCSEAEYKTYQAMYK from the coding sequence ATGTCTGAAAAACAAAAGCTCATTGAAGTAAAAAATTTAAAACAGTATTTTCCAGTGGGTGGCGGAAATGTCGTTAGAGCCGTAGATGGAGTTACCTTTGACATTTATAAAGGCGAAACGTTTGGCCTTGTAGGGGAATCAGGTTGTGGCAAATCAACGACGGGACGAACAATTATTGGGTTATATAAGGCTACGGATGGAGAAGTTTTTTTTAATGGTATAAATGTCCATGGCAAACACTCAGCCAAAGAGTTAAAAGTATTAAAACGAAAAATGCAAATGATTTTCCAAGATCCGTACTCATCGCTTAATCCGCGCATGACCGTTGCAGACATTATTGCTGAAGGCATCGATATTCACGGCCTGGCGAAAACGAAAGAAGAACGGATGCAGCGTGTATACGAACTGCTCGAGACGGTTGGCTTAAACCGTGAACATGCGAACCGCTATCCGCATGAATTCTCCGGCGGCCAGCGCCAACGGATCGGGATTGCCCGCGCTCTGGCGGTAGAACCAGAGTTTATTATTGCCGATGAGCCGATTTCTGCGCTCGATGTGTCCATTCAGGCGCAAGTGGTTAACTTAATGAAAAAATTGCAACGAGAAAAAGGATTGACGTATTTGTTTATCGCGCACGATTTGTCGATGGTCAAATACATTAGCGACCGTATTGGCGTGATGTATTTTGGCAAAATGGTCGAGCTTGCCGATGCGGAAGAATTGTACCGCAATCCAATTCATCCTTATACAAAATCGCTCTTATCGGCAATCCCGCTTCCTGACCCGGAAACGGAGCGGACGCGGAAACGGATTATTTACGACCCGTCGCAGCACAATTATAAAGAAGGAGAAGAACTGGAGTTCCGCGAAATCACCCCGGGCCATTTCGTGTTATGCTCGGAGGCGGAATATAAAACATATCAAGCAATGTACAAATAA